The region GCCCCATTGACGTTTCCCGTTTCACCTTTGACTCGGCTAGCCGCGTTCACCCAGCAGTGACTCAAGCTCCCGCAAGTCCGCCGGCACCGCCGCCTCCACCCGCTGCGCCGGCTGCTCCAGCACGCGCGGGAGCTCGATCGCGGCGGCGTGCAGGGCCAGGCGCTGCAGCGGGAGGCCGTCGTAGGGTGGCTTGAAGGTGGCCAGGCCGTAGTAGCCGTCGCGCAGGATCGGGCAGCCGATCGCGCGCAGGTGGACGCGGATCTGGTGCTGGCGGCCGGTGCGCGGGTGGCAGCGCACGCGGGCGATGGCTGCGCTGGCGTGCGGCCAGGTGTGCTCTACGGCGTAATCGGTGCGCGCGGAGATCGCGCCGGGCTCGCCGGGTTGGGCTGGGCGCATCTTGCCCTTGCGCGCGGCGTGCATCGGCACGCCGATCTGGCCGCTGGCCGGGTCCGGCACACCGGCGGTCCAGGCGAGGTAGGTCTTGGCCACCTGGCCGCGCTGGAAGGCCAGGTTGAGCGCGCGATGAGCCTCGGCGTCGCGCGCATAGATCATCACGCCGCTGGTCTCGCGGTCGATCCGGTGGACCACCCATAGCGGCACGCCGAGTTGCTGCTGCAGCCGGTGGCGCAGCGATTCCTCGGGCGCCTCGTCGCGCGCCGGGATCGCGGCGATGCCGGGCGGCTT is a window of Rhodanobacteraceae bacterium DNA encoding:
- a CDS encoding RNA pseudouridine synthase; its protein translation is MSSEPLTLLADNPRWIAVDKPPGIAAIPARDEAPEESLRHRLQQQLGVPLWVVHRIDRETSGVMIYARDAEAHRALNLAFQRGQVAKTYLAWTAGVPDPASGQIGVPMHAARKGKMRPAQPGEPGAISARTDYAVEHTWPHASAAIARVRCHPRTGRQHQIRVHLRAIGCPILRDGYYGLATFKPPYDGLPLQRLALHAAAIELPRVLEQPAQRVEAAVPADLRELESLLGERG